A region of Peromyscus maniculatus bairdii isolate BWxNUB_F1_BW_parent chromosome 7, HU_Pman_BW_mat_3.1, whole genome shotgun sequence DNA encodes the following proteins:
- the C7H11orf71 gene encoding uncharacterized protein C11orf71 homolog: MAQNSVSLSAGDQADRAAHRSSQGDLSPSAVAWAMVSGDSFLVTSVEPNQPGGPRPPARPSVRTDRRRMPVGGRSRSRSRQGRFSPYPTPGVKLDLLRRELQQRLVALGNALAARIST; this comes from the coding sequence ATGGCCCAGAACTCGGTGTCGCTGTCGGCCGGCGATCAAGCCGACAGGGCGGCCCACCGGTCCTCCCAAGGCGATCTCAGCCCGTCGGCCGTGGCGTGGGCGATGGTCTCCGGAGACAGCTTCCTGGTTACTAGTGTTGAGCCGAATCAGCCAGGAGGACCCCGGCCGCCAGCGCGACCCAGCGTTCGCACCGACAGGCGCCGAATGCCCGTTGGTGGCCGCAGCCGGAGCCGCAGCCGCCAAGGCAGATTCTCGCCTTACCCGACCCCTGGCGTCAAGCTGGACCTCTTGAGAAGGGAGCTGCAGCAGCGTCTGGTTGCGTTGGGAAATGCCCTCGCAGCCCGGATCTCGACGTAG